The following is a genomic window from Motilibacter rhizosphaerae.
ACTGAGAGGACCCCGACGTTGTGGGGCTCATTGGGGGTTATCACGCGAACCAGCCCCACGACGTCGGGAGCGGGGCTGGCTACGGTGGACCGCATGCGCATCCCCACCGCTGCGATCACGGCAGGCTCCCTCGTCGGCGGCTGGCAGGCGGCGCGGCAGACCGGCGTACGGCCGCTCGGCGGCGTCGTGCTGGCCGCGGGCGGGGTGCTCGCCGGGCGGGAGTGGGCGCGCACGGTCGGCCCGGTGGCGACCGGCGCGCTGGTGGCGACCTACGTCGGGGCGTTCGGCCTCTCGCACCCGCTCGCGAAGCGCATCGGCGCCTGGCCCTCGGTGCTGGTCGTCGCCGGCATCACCGCCGGAGCGTCGTACGCGGTCGCGGACCGCCGCGCCGCCTGACGCTGCGCTGACCCCCTGCCGCCGTGTCGGGCACCGCGCTCACCGAGCTGTTCCGCGGGATCGACCTCACCGGCGTGCTCGCGAACGCCGTGCTCGGCGGCGTCATGGCGCGCGAGGAGCGGTTCGACCCCATCGGGTTCGCCGCGCTCGCCAGCCTGTCCGGGCTCGGCGGCGGGATCATCCGCGACACCCTCCTGCAGCACGGCACGCCGGTCGCGCTGACGGACTACGCCTACGTCCTCACGGCGCTGTGCGGCGCGGCGGTCGCGTACGTCGTGCGCGTGCGGGGTCGGCTCTGGGACATCGGCTTCCCCGTGCTCGACGCACTCGCCCTCGGCTGCTGGGCCGCGACCGGCGCCTCGAAGACACTGGGCGCCGGTCTCGGCTGGCTCCCCGCGGTGCTCCTCGGCACGATCACCGCGGTCGGGGGTGGGGCGCTGCGCGACGTCGTGCTGCGCCGCGTCCCGACGATCTTCGGCGACAACACGCTGTACGCGACGCCGGCCGTGCTCACCGCGGCGGTGATGACGTGGTTCTTCTACGGCGGCCACCCGTCGCTGGGCCTCGTCGTCGCGACGCTGCTCGGGGCGGGGCTGACGCTGCTGGCCCGGTGGCAGAGGTGGAGCCTGCCGCACGCGAAGGACCCGCGCGCGAAGTGACGGGGCGTCCGCAGGACGGGAGCGGCGCTGGGAGCGGGTGACGGGAATCGAACCCGCACTGTCAGCTTGGGAAGCTGATGTTCTGCCATTGAACTACACCCGCCGGCCGCCGGCGCAGGCCGGCGGACCGCGGCCATGCTAGCCCATCGCGTGAGCCGACCGGAGCACGAGCGGGCTCAGCTCGTGACGTCCTTGCGGAGGAAGCGCCACCAGGCGAGGGCGAGGAGGACCGCGGCGTACGCGATGCTGACGAACGCCCCGCGCACCATGCTGCCGGTCTGCGCGGTCTCCGACAGCAGCCCGAGGAACGCGACCGAGTAGTGCGTCGGCAGGCCCGCGCGCAGGTCCCCGAGCGCGCTGATCTGGTCGAGGATGTTCGACAGGATCGTGATGAGCACGGCGCCGCCGACCGCGCCGAGCGGGGCGTCGGTGCAGACCGAGAGCAGGAAGGCGAGCGCGCCGATGCTGAGCAGGCTCACCAGGACGTACGCGACGACGCCGAGCAGCCGGACCAGCCCCACGCCGGCGGGCAGCTGACCGCCCGCGGGCAGCGAGAGCGGGTGCCAGCCGTAGCGGGCGGTGCCGACGACGAGCGCGACGGTGAGCAGCAGGGCGGCGGTCGCGACCGACCAGACGAGCGCGGCGACGAGCTTGACGCCGAGCAGGCGGGCGCGCGGGACGGGCGCGGCGAGCAGGTAGCGCAGCGAGCCCCAGCTCGCCTCGCTCGCCACCGTGTCGCCGCAGAACAGCGCCACCGCCACGACGAGCAGGAACCCCGAGGCGACGAACAGGGCGAAGAAGGCGAAGTCCGTCCCGGACGACGTCGCGAGCCGGGCGAGCTGGGCGAACTGGTCCGCCGCGCTGTCGCTCGGTCGGCCGCCGAGCTCGAGCGCGGCCATGAGCAGGACCGGCAGCAGCCCGAGCAGGCCGAGGGTGAGCTGGGTGCGCCGCCGCCCGGCCTGCCGGACGAACTCGGTGCGCAGCGTGAGCGACCTCACCGGTCCCCGCTCCCCCGGGTGTCGCCGCCGACGAGCGCGAGGAACGCGTCCTCGAGCCGGCGGCGCGGCTGCACGCGGCGCACGCCGACGCCGGCCTCGACCAGCGCCGCCACGACCAGCGCCACAGGGCGGCCCGCCGTCTCGACCACCAGCTCGTCCTCCTCGTCGCTCCAGACCAGCCCCAGCCCGTCGAGCACCTGCCCGGCCCGCGCGCCGTCGTCGACGTCGAGCAGGACGGTCGGCGAGTCGCCGACGAGCTCCTCGACCGTCCCGGAGGCCACGACCTCGCCGCGGTTCATCACGACGACGTCGGTGCACATCTGCTCCACCTCCGCCAGCAGGTGGCTCGACACGAGGACGGCGCGGCCCTCCCGCGCGTAGTCGCGCAGCACCTGGCGCATGGCCGCGATCTGCGGCGGGTCGAGCCCGTCCGTCGGCTCGTCGAGGACGAGCAGCTCGGGCAGCCCGAGCATGGCCTGCGCGATCGCGAGGCGCTGGCGCATGCCGTGGGAGTACTTGCCCGTCCGCCGCTCGACCGCGGCGCCGAGGCCGGCGATGGCCAGCGCCTCCTCCATCCGGGCCTCCGCGGCGGGACGGCCGGTGGAGCGCCAGTAGAGCTCGAGGTTGCGCCGTCCCGACAGGTGCGGCAGGAAGCCCGGGCCCTCGACCAGCGCACCCACCCGCTCGAGGACCGGCGCGCCCGGCACCAGCCGCTGGCCGAAGACCAGCACCTCGCCGCGCGTCGGCCGGGTCAGCCCCATGAGCATGCGCAGCGTGGTCGTCTTGCCGGCGCCGTTGGGCCCGAGCAGCCCCACCACCCGCTCGCGGGGGACCGCGAAGTCGACGCGCGCGGCCGCGACGAAGCCGTCGGCGTACTCCTTGCGCAGCCCGCGGACCACGAGCGGCACGTCGCTGGCGGCCTCGTCGACCGGGCGCGCCGCGAGCCGCTGCCGGCGCCGGGCGAGCAGCACGGCGAGGGCGACGGCCAGCGCGAGGGCAGCGACGAGGACGAGCAGGGCGATCCGCCAGCCCCGGCCTCCGGCCGGCAGCGCGTGCGCGTCCACGGTCGGCAGGGCGACCGGCCCGTCGACCGCGACCGTGTAGGTGCGCGGGTCGGTCGGGCCGAGGTGCGCCTGGTCGGAGGTGGCGATGGTGAGCCGCAGGCGGTGCCCCGCCGCGAACCGGTACGCGACGGCCGGCAGCCGCACCTGCACCGGCCGCGCGTCGGCGAGCGAGCGCGGCAGGCCGGTGAGGCGCACGGGCGCGACCAGGCCCTGCGGCAGGACCGCCCGGCCGTTGACCTTCGAGGGGTCCACGTCGTACAGCGCGAGGTAGAGCACCGCGTCACCCGTCGGCGAGGCGACGCGCACGCGAACGGTCGGCGCGCCGACCGCGGTCACCGAGCGGGCGAGCGGCGCGGACTCGACGTCAGCGTGCTGGCCGGGCACCGCGAGCGTGAAGCTGCCGGTGAACGCGCCGAGCCCGCCGGCGAGCGGGAGGCTGGTGATCGCCGACGGCGTGCCGCGCGGCGGGCTGGCGATCTGCGCGCTCCTCGTGGGCAGGGCGACGTCCACCCGGCCGGTGCCGTCGGTGCCCGGGTCCCCGGCCACGGCGTACGCGGTGGAGGCGTTGCCGCTCGCGGCGGTCTCGTCGATGCCGCTGACCCTCGAGAACGTGAAGCCCGTGGACGGCGTCGGACCCTCGCCGCGCAGGTAGTGGTCGAGCCACCGGTCGGTGAGGCTGGTCACGCGCTCCTGGTCGTCGCGGGTCCCGTCGCCGGCGTCGTGGCCGCCCGTGAACCAGAAGACCTGCACCGGCGTACCGGTCGCGGCGATCTCCCGCGCGTTGGCCGCACCCTCGTCCAGCGGGAAGAGGCTGTCGCCCTCGCCCTGGATGACGAGCGTCGGGGCGGTGATGCGGGAGGTGACCGTGCGCGGGCTGCTCCGCGCGAGGATCGCGTCGGTCGCCGCGGTGGCCCGGCCAGTGACGGCGAGCTCCTGGTACGCCGCGCAGACGTCGGCGGCGAAGCGGCCGCACCCCGGGCTCCCGGCCGGCGTGCCGCTGGGGAGGACCGGGCTGGGCGTCGGGGTCGAGCCCGTGGTCAGCCCCGAGGTCAGGTCGCCCGACCCGGCGCCGAACAGCAGCCCCGCCCACTGCGACTTGAAGACGCCCGGCGCCGCGCCGTCCGCGTGGTTCGGCAGGAGCGCGCGGCCGAGGTCGTTCCACGTGATCGACGGGACGATCGCGTCGATCCGGTGGTCGGTCCCGGCCGCGAGCAGGGAGACGGCACCGCCGTAGGACCCGCCGACGACCGCGACGACGGGGTCGCCGCCGCGCTTCGCGATGTCCGGGCGCGCCGCCAGCCGGTCGATGAGCCGGGAGACGTCCTTCGCCTCCCAGTCGATGCTGTCGAGGTGGATCTGGCCGCCGGACCGGCCGAAGCCCTCGGCGGTCCAGGTCAGCACGGCGTAGCCCCGCCGCACGAGGTGCCGGGCGTCGCCGGACTCGCTGAGCTTCGTGCCGCCGAAGCCGTGCGCGAGCAGCACCGCCGGGACGGGGGAGGCGGCCGAAGCGCCGTCCGGCAGGTAGAGCCGAGTGTCGAGGTCGACCGGCGTGCGCCCGTCCGGGCCGGTCAGCACGCGGACGGTCGCGTCCTGGGTGCGGTAGCCCGGGCCGCGGTGCCCGACGAGCACGAGGACGGCCGCGACCACGACGACCAGCACCAGGGCAGCGGCGAGCCACCGTCGTCGCCCGCGCAGCAGCCCCATGGCCCGACACGCTACGGGCCGCCACCGACACGGCAAGCGGGCGCTCAGCGCGCTCTCAACCGCTCAGCGCCGCACGTCAGCGGGTCCGTCGTGGAGCGGGAGGCCGGCGCGTACCCAGGCCTCGACGCCGCCG
Proteins encoded in this region:
- a CDS encoding ABC transporter permease, with the protein product MRSLTLRTEFVRQAGRRRTQLTLGLLGLLPVLLMAALELGGRPSDSAADQFAQLARLATSSGTDFAFFALFVASGFLLVVAVALFCGDTVASEASWGSLRYLLAAPVPRARLLGVKLVAALVWSVATAALLLTVALVVGTARYGWHPLSLPAGGQLPAGVGLVRLLGVVAYVLVSLLSIGALAFLLSVCTDAPLGAVGGAVLITILSNILDQISALGDLRAGLPTHYSVAFLGLLSETAQTGSMVRGAFVSIAYAAVLLALAWWRFLRKDVTS
- a CDS encoding alpha/beta fold hydrolase is translated as MGLLRGRRRWLAAALVLVVVVAAVLVLVGHRGPGYRTQDATVRVLTGPDGRTPVDLDTRLYLPDGASAASPVPAVLLAHGFGGTKLSESGDARHLVRRGYAVLTWTAEGFGRSGGQIHLDSIDWEAKDVSRLIDRLAARPDIAKRGGDPVVAVVGGSYGGAVSLLAAGTDHRIDAIVPSITWNDLGRALLPNHADGAAPGVFKSQWAGLLFGAGSGDLTSGLTTGSTPTPSPVLPSGTPAGSPGCGRFAADVCAAYQELAVTGRATAATDAILARSSPRTVTSRITAPTLVIQGEGDSLFPLDEGAANAREIAATGTPVQVFWFTGGHDAGDGTRDDQERVTSLTDRWLDHYLRGEGPTPSTGFTFSRVSGIDETAASGNASTAYAVAGDPGTDGTGRVDVALPTRSAQIASPPRGTPSAITSLPLAGGLGAFTGSFTLAVPGQHADVESAPLARSVTAVGAPTVRVRVASPTGDAVLYLALYDVDPSKVNGRAVLPQGLVAPVRLTGLPRSLADARPVQVRLPAVAYRFAAGHRLRLTIATSDQAHLGPTDPRTYTVAVDGPVALPTVDAHALPAGGRGWRIALLVLVAALALAVALAVLLARRRQRLAARPVDEAASDVPLVVRGLRKEYADGFVAAARVDFAVPRERVVGLLGPNGAGKTTTLRMLMGLTRPTRGEVLVFGQRLVPGAPVLERVGALVEGPGFLPHLSGRRNLELYWRSTGRPAAEARMEEALAIAGLGAAVERRTGKYSHGMRQRLAIAQAMLGLPELLVLDEPTDGLDPPQIAAMRQVLRDYAREGRAVLVSSHLLAEVEQMCTDVVVMNRGEVVASGTVEELVGDSPTVLLDVDDGARAGQVLDGLGLVWSDEEDELVVETAGRPVALVVAALVEAGVGVRRVQPRRRLEDAFLALVGGDTRGSGDR
- a CDS encoding trimeric intracellular cation channel family protein — protein: MSGTALTELFRGIDLTGVLANAVLGGVMAREERFDPIGFAALASLSGLGGGIIRDTLLQHGTPVALTDYAYVLTALCGAAVAYVVRVRGRLWDIGFPVLDALALGCWAATGASKTLGAGLGWLPAVLLGTITAVGGGALRDVVLRRVPTIFGDNTLYATPAVLTAAVMTWFFYGGHPSLGLVVATLLGAGLTLLARWQRWSLPHAKDPRAK